One Nostoc sp. UHCC 0302 DNA window includes the following coding sequences:
- a CDS encoding ATP-binding protein, with amino-acid sequence MESADAQEQIKKLEKEIRTLKKKLERSEADRNQLEDASDRSEAILKGVIRELEESQTALENRSRELEIALKDLKALQVKLVESEKRSALGILVAGIAHEINNPVSFIYGNLTHANSYFQDLLRLIQLYQQYYPEPAVAIKQEVKAIELDFIKNDLENMLQSMYSGAERISNIIKSLRNYSRLDEATFKIVDIHQGIDSTLMILNSRLKGTSKNPNTIQVIRDYQQLPLVACYPSQLNQVFMNILSNAIDALEEANQQRSFEDIITHPNTILIQTRLINENQILVLIKDNGIGISEKIKSRLFDPFFTTKTVGKGTGLGLSISYQIVTELHKGQLYFNSILGEGTEFILRLPITSQLIQESDLVIKKTTREY; translated from the coding sequence ATGGAGTCAGCAGATGCTCAAGAGCAAATTAAAAAATTAGAAAAAGAAATTCGGACTCTGAAAAAAAAGCTAGAGCGGTCTGAAGCAGATCGCAACCAATTAGAGGATGCCAGCGATCGCAGCGAAGCCATCCTCAAAGGTGTGATTCGAGAGTTAGAAGAGTCACAAACTGCTTTAGAAAACCGCAGTCGTGAGCTAGAGATTGCCTTAAAAGACCTCAAAGCATTACAGGTAAAACTTGTTGAATCTGAAAAAAGGTCTGCTCTTGGTATTCTGGTTGCTGGTATCGCCCACGAGATTAACAATCCCGTTAGCTTTATCTACGGAAACTTAACTCATGCTAATTCTTATTTTCAAGATTTACTCAGATTAATTCAACTATATCAGCAGTATTATCCTGAGCCTGCGGTGGCAATTAAACAAGAAGTTAAAGCTATAGAACTGGACTTTATTAAGAACGATTTAGAAAATATGTTACAATCAATGTATAGTGGAGCAGAGCGAATTTCTAATATTATCAAATCCCTGCGAAACTATTCCCGATTGGATGAAGCAACTTTTAAAATAGTTGATATTCATCAAGGAATTGATAGCACACTAATGATTTTAAATAGCCGCTTGAAAGGAACTTCAAAAAATCCTAATACTATTCAAGTAATTCGAGATTATCAACAACTACCATTGGTGGCGTGTTATCCCAGCCAACTCAATCAGGTATTTATGAACATTCTGTCTAATGCGATTGATGCGTTAGAAGAAGCAAATCAGCAGCGCAGCTTTGAGGACATTATTACTCATCCCAATACGATTTTGATTCAGACTCGTCTAATCAATGAAAATCAAATCCTTGTTTTAATCAAAGACAATGGGATTGGAATTTCAGAGAAAATTAAATCTAGATTATTTGACCCTTTTTTCACAACTAAAACTGTAGGTAAAGGAACTGGATTAGGTTTATCTATTAGCTATCAAATTGTGACTGAATTACATAAAGGTCAACTTTATTTTAATTCCATACTAGGAGAAGGTACAGAATTTATTTTGAGGCTACCGATAACATCTCAATTAATACAGGAATCCGATTTAGTTATAAAAAAGACTACCAGAGAATACTAA
- a CDS encoding M91 family zinc metallopeptidase: MNLQKIKYPRSENTNLKRGCKMKFSTTRLSTASNPKTSENTSSLAPQFSSIPPTNATRGHKLVEDIENDAFAKQQMETSKLELQAKYGMITPEGQECLTVLQTKMDGLLNARLQRATRRAHNFANIPIRRPDTPTSIQAKLTIGESGDKYEQVVQQIHQSQSNKLQREALPEEDELQMKSAVPNSKRYIPTLKNQEKIQLVEFKKNKLQQEKTRYQRLQEIFIVKGIKLETPIHFNIPAMKQGLDSINELIEKGLESVEQELSIREKNWFARKNKIKKLRQGNELYGGVDEHKVANIDLEAISQGLDAIEKELVTTKTEAIDEYNQVASDVTNNDKKQPTVNITAEIKGDEIVVGNNIKIKSTYFAETIDRPNDELQINLLTIVRKIIQTPIGFKLISELVNSKKDVDIFLTSPSRKNGSSQRSIDAAGTGHGAKKGKPSQDPNHRGTGLPSRSQVFFDPDQQLDLSTKDPSKQPANISSTPTYNVPDDAKLFHELTHALHAAHGEQDVTQLKQRNSNDLYTLGAWNNQEEKNTVKDETEYLKQIGFPVRRIMYGKLGGRIDK, translated from the coding sequence ATGAACTTACAAAAAATAAAATATCCTAGATCAGAGAATACTAATTTGAAGAGGGGCTGTAAAATGAAATTCTCTACAACTCGCTTATCCACTGCCTCCAATCCCAAAACCTCAGAAAATACCTCTTCGCTTGCGCCTCAATTTTCTAGTATTCCACCAACAAATGCGACAAGGGGACATAAGCTAGTTGAGGATATTGAAAATGATGCTTTTGCTAAGCAACAAATGGAGACAAGTAAACTAGAGCTACAGGCGAAGTATGGCATGATTACGCCAGAAGGGCAGGAGTGCCTAACTGTATTGCAAACTAAAATGGATGGATTATTAAATGCGAGACTGCAAAGAGCAACTCGACGTGCTCATAATTTTGCCAATATTCCAATAAGAAGACCAGATACACCGACATCAATTCAGGCAAAGCTGACTATTGGCGAGTCTGGAGATAAGTACGAGCAAGTGGTGCAACAAATTCATCAGTCACAAAGTAACAAACTTCAAAGAGAAGCTTTGCCTGAAGAAGATGAATTGCAAATGAAATCGGCAGTGCCGAATAGTAAAAGGTACATCCCTACTCTCAAGAACCAAGAAAAAATTCAGTTAGTGGAATTTAAAAAGAATAAATTGCAGCAAGAAAAAACAAGATATCAAAGACTTCAAGAAATTTTTATAGTTAAAGGCATTAAGCTGGAAACACCAATACATTTTAATATTCCAGCCATGAAGCAAGGGCTAGATTCTATAAATGAATTAATTGAAAAGGGTCTCGAATCTGTAGAGCAAGAATTAAGTATCAGAGAGAAAAACTGGTTTGCTAGAAAAAATAAAATTAAGAAATTACGTCAAGGTAATGAATTATACGGTGGTGTAGATGAACATAAAGTAGCCAATATTGATCTGGAAGCAATCAGCCAGGGATTAGATGCGATTGAGAAAGAATTAGTAACAACAAAAACTGAAGCAATAGATGAATATAATCAAGTCGCTAGTGATGTCACCAATAATGACAAAAAACAACCGACAGTTAATATAACAGCAGAAATAAAAGGTGATGAAATCGTTGTCGGCAATAATATTAAAATTAAATCTACATATTTTGCTGAGACTATAGATAGACCAAATGATGAATTACAAATAAACTTATTAACAATAGTAAGAAAGATAATTCAAACACCAATCGGTTTTAAATTAATAAGTGAACTAGTAAATAGTAAAAAGGATGTAGATATATTCTTGACTTCACCTTCTCGAAAAAATGGTTCATCTCAGAGATCAATAGATGCTGCTGGTACTGGACATGGAGCCAAGAAGGGCAAACCCAGCCAAGATCCTAATCATCGAGGTACGGGTCTGCCTTCTCGAAGTCAAGTGTTCTTTGATCCAGACCAACAATTAGACCTAAGTACTAAAGATCCCAGCAAGCAACCCGCGAATATATCTTCTACGCCGACATACAATGTACCAGACGATGCCAAACTTTTCCATGAGCTAACTCATGCGCTTCATGCTGCTCACGGCGAACAAGACGTGACCCAACTCAAACAACGTAACTCAAACGACTTGTACACTTTAGGTGCTTGGAACAATCAGGAAGAGAAAAATACTGTGAAAGATGAAACTGAATATCTTAAACAGATAGGTTTTCCAGTCCGGCGAATTATGTATGGCAAACTTGGGGGACGGATAGATAAATAA
- a CDS encoding DUF4336 domain-containing protein, whose amino-acid sequence MQSSTHARDWSWTFWPAVPLYPYSRRRTTCKEIIKDTIWTFDQLHGILYTIVPIRMTVVKLEAGGLLVYAPVAPTIECVRLVSELVAKHGDVKYIILPTSSGLEHKVFVGPFARRFPQAQVFVAPNQWSFPLNLPLSWLGFPQKRTQILPEDKSLAPFADEFDYEVLDINLGRGSFAEVALFHKRSRSLLVTDSVVSIPEEPPEILQLDPYPLLFHARDNALEVITDNEANRRKGWQRISLFALYFRPSVLKVTELKQMFRDALKAPERSPKSYFGLYPFRWEENWQQSFYALRGNGRPFVAPILQVLILPQAPRQVLNWADKVATWDFQRIIPCHFDSQIQASPSQFRQAFTFLEKNRSVSDELSESTSQPLLEKDFKFIRELEAGLVKRGIATPAQERV is encoded by the coding sequence ATGCAATCAAGCACCCATGCAAGAGATTGGTCATGGACGTTCTGGCCTGCTGTACCACTTTATCCATACAGTAGGCGGCGGACAACTTGCAAAGAAATAATTAAAGACACTATCTGGACATTTGACCAGCTTCACGGCATCCTTTACACTATTGTGCCAATTCGGATGACTGTTGTTAAGCTCGAAGCAGGGGGTCTGCTAGTTTATGCACCTGTTGCTCCAACTATAGAATGTGTACGCTTGGTTAGCGAGTTGGTGGCAAAGCACGGCGATGTCAAGTACATCATACTGCCAACTAGTTCTGGATTGGAACACAAAGTCTTCGTTGGCCCCTTCGCTAGACGGTTTCCCCAAGCGCAGGTTTTCGTAGCTCCGAATCAGTGGAGTTTTCCGCTAAACCTACCGTTGAGTTGGCTTGGCTTTCCGCAAAAACGCACTCAGATACTTCCTGAAGATAAAAGCCTTGCTCCCTTCGCTGATGAATTCGACTATGAGGTACTGGATATCAATTTGGGACGGGGATCTTTTGCAGAAGTAGCTCTCTTCCATAAGCGATCGCGCAGCCTACTTGTGACTGATTCAGTTGTGTCCATACCAGAAGAACCACCGGAAATTCTTCAGTTAGACCCTTACCCTTTGCTGTTTCACGCAAGAGACAATGCTTTAGAGGTAATTACCGACAATGAAGCAAATCGGCGTAAGGGATGGCAACGCATTTCATTGTTTGCGCTTTACTTTCGTCCCAGTGTGCTGAAGGTAACTGAACTGAAGCAGATGTTTCGTGATGCTCTAAAAGCACCAGAGCGATCGCCAAAATCATACTTTGGACTATATCCCTTTCGATGGGAAGAGAACTGGCAGCAATCATTTTATGCCTTAAGAGGTAACGGACGGCCATTTGTTGCACCAATTTTGCAAGTCCTGATTCTTCCTCAAGCACCAAGACAAGTACTTAACTGGGCTGATAAAGTTGCTACTTGGGATTTTCAACGAATTATTCCCTGTCACTTTGATTCGCAAATTCAAGCAAGTCCGTCTCAATTCCGACAAGCATTCACTTTCCTTGAGAAAAACCGCTCGGTAAGTGATGAGTTATCTGAAAGCACAAGCCAACCCTTATTGGAGAAGGATTTTAAATTTATCAGAGAACTTGAGGCGGGTCTAGTTAAACGCGGGATCGCAACCCCAGCCCAGGAAAGAGTCTAG
- a CDS encoding ATP-binding protein: MNEKIAPNWDEANQQHLAAALAVVRGILENYTANSQNQPLVEEQESLQQALQQAAAAMPAPSALDKLCRMFALSSFERDLLLLCAGMELSGDFARLCSVAHSDAQRAYPTLSLALAALPDVHWDAIAPNAPLRRWRLIQIGDGHALTLSPLRIDERILHYLTGIQYLDERLAGIIEPLEEVNDLVPSHQALAERIAAVWTQAQKTNTSPIIQLCSNETASKRTIANQICQLQGLSLWVMPAQVIPLIPSELDNLIRLWTRETILSRSALLIDCNELETNDVARINAIAHFIERTKGFLIITSRERIGLQQRLVVSFDVHQPTSKEQDAVWQDALADLAPQMNGQVKNLVDQFNLSAATIRAACAEAAGQLAQKQDSDIGNIVWDACRLQARPQLDELAQRIEPFADWEDLVLPEAQKQILREVAAHVRQRSTVYNNWGFAAKSGRGLGISALFAGASGTGKTLGAEVLARRLRLDLYRIDLSSVVSKYIGETEKNLRRVFDAAEQGGVILLFDEADALFGKRSEVKDARDRYANIEVSYLLQRMESYPGLAVLTTNLKSAIDTAFLRRIRFVVQFSFPDTTQRAEIWRRVFPADTPTKGLDAMQLARLNVAGGNIRNIALNAAFLAADAAEPVQMKHLLRAAQTEYTKLEKPLTEAEIGGWM, from the coding sequence ATGAATGAGAAGATCGCTCCCAATTGGGATGAGGCAAACCAGCAGCACCTAGCAGCAGCCTTAGCCGTGGTGCGAGGTATTTTAGAAAATTACACAGCAAATTCACAAAATCAACCTCTGGTTGAAGAGCAAGAGAGTTTACAGCAAGCTCTACAGCAAGCAGCTGCGGCAATGCCTGCACCATCAGCATTGGATAAACTATGCAGAATGTTTGCTCTGTCATCTTTTGAGCGCGATTTGTTGCTGTTGTGTGCAGGGATGGAATTGAGCGGAGATTTTGCTAGATTGTGTAGTGTCGCTCACTCAGATGCCCAACGTGCTTACCCAACCTTGAGTTTAGCTCTAGCTGCCTTGCCTGACGTCCATTGGGATGCGATCGCTCCAAATGCACCCTTACGTCGTTGGCGGTTGATTCAAATTGGCGATGGCCATGCTCTTACCCTCAGTCCCCTGAGAATTGACGAGCGGATTTTGCATTATCTAACTGGCATCCAATATCTTGACGAACGCTTAGCTGGAATTATCGAACCATTAGAAGAGGTGAATGATTTAGTACCGTCGCACCAAGCTTTGGCAGAGCGCATAGCCGCAGTCTGGACGCAAGCTCAGAAGACAAATACTTCACCAATCATCCAGTTATGTAGTAACGAAACTGCAAGCAAACGCACCATTGCAAACCAAATTTGTCAACTCCAGGGTTTGAGTTTGTGGGTAATGCCAGCACAAGTTATCCCACTCATTCCCAGCGAGTTGGATAATCTCATCCGGCTGTGGACTCGCGAGACAATTTTAAGTAGAAGTGCCTTACTAATCGATTGCAACGAACTAGAGACAAATGATGTAGCGCGAATCAATGCGATCGCTCATTTCATCGAACGCACTAAAGGCTTTTTGATCATCACAAGTAGAGAACGCATTGGCTTGCAACAACGCCTAGTAGTCAGTTTTGATGTGCATCAACCTACTTCCAAAGAACAAGATGCCGTTTGGCAAGATGCACTAGCTGACTTAGCACCGCAAATGAACGGGCAAGTAAAAAATCTCGTGGATCAGTTTAACCTGAGCGCCGCAACCATTCGCGCTGCTTGTGCAGAAGCCGCAGGACAGCTAGCCCAAAAACAGGATAGTGATATAGGTAATATTGTCTGGGATGCTTGTCGCCTACAAGCACGGCCGCAGTTGGATGAACTCGCCCAACGGATTGAGCCTTTTGCTGATTGGGAAGACTTGGTATTACCAGAAGCACAGAAGCAGATTTTGCGGGAAGTTGCGGCTCATGTCCGGCAAAGGAGTACCGTATATAACAATTGGGGTTTTGCTGCCAAGAGTGGACGGGGGTTGGGAATCAGCGCTCTATTTGCCGGAGCCAGCGGTACAGGTAAAACCTTGGGTGCGGAAGTGCTAGCGCGGAGGTTGCGCCTCGACCTTTATCGGATTGATTTATCGTCAGTAGTCAGTAAATATATTGGGGAAACAGAAAAGAACCTGCGACGGGTGTTCGATGCTGCCGAACAAGGCGGGGTGATTTTGTTGTTTGATGAAGCTGACGCTTTATTTGGTAAACGTAGTGAAGTCAAAGATGCACGCGATCGCTATGCCAACATTGAGGTTAGCTACCTATTGCAACGTATGGAATCTTACCCAGGTTTGGCAGTTCTCACAACTAACCTTAAGAGTGCAATTGATACAGCCTTCCTGCGACGCATCCGCTTTGTTGTGCAGTTTTCTTTCCCTGATACAACGCAACGAGCAGAAATTTGGCGACGCGTCTTTCCCGCAGATACACCGACAAAAGGCTTGGATGCAATGCAACTAGCGCGGTTGAATGTGGCTGGTGGTAATATTCGTAACATTGCCTTAAACGCCGCTTTTCTAGCTGCTGATGCCGCAGAACCAGTACAGATGAAGCACTTGTTGCGGGCGGCTCAGACAGAATATACCAAGCTAGAGAAGCCGCTGACTGAGGCAGAAATTGGCGGGTGGATGTGA
- the glgA gene encoding glycogen synthase GlgA yields MYIVQIASECAPVIKAGGLGDVVYGLSRELENQGNCVELILPKYDCMRYDHIWGLHDAYLNLWVPWFDAAIHCSVYCGWVHGRVCFFIEPHSEDNFFNRGCYYGCDDDNMRFAFFSKAALEFLHKSNKRPDIIHCHDWQTGLVPVMLYEIYKYHGMEYQRVCYTIHNFKHQGIGGIDVLRGTGLNRAPYYFDYARLRDNFNPFALNFMKGGIVYSNAVTTVSPNHAWEAQYTEIGSGLGHTLHLQQDKFSGVLNGIDNDFWNPKVDRYIPYNYKQDDFEQKLYNKKALQERLMLRYADKPIIAYIGRLDHQKGVHLVHHAIYYALAKEAQFVLLGSATESVINAHFQHEKQFLNSNPDVHLELGFNEELSHLIYAGADMIVVPSNYEPCGLTQMIGLKYGTVPIVRGVGGLVNTVFDRDYEQNLPPEKRNGYVFYQTDYLALESAMGRAIDLWYQSPEDFRKLAIQGMEYDYSWNNPAAEYLKIYDWIRHKW; encoded by the coding sequence ATGTACATTGTACAGATTGCCTCGGAATGCGCTCCTGTTATTAAAGCAGGAGGTTTAGGGGATGTTGTTTACGGGCTAAGTAGAGAATTAGAAAATCAGGGAAATTGTGTAGAACTGATACTGCCCAAATACGATTGTATGCGCTACGACCATATTTGGGGGTTGCATGATGCCTACCTTAACTTGTGGGTTCCCTGGTTTGATGCAGCAATTCACTGTTCAGTTTATTGCGGTTGGGTACATGGACGGGTATGTTTTTTCATTGAACCTCACAGTGAGGATAATTTCTTTAATCGCGGCTGCTATTACGGTTGCGATGATGACAATATGCGCTTCGCCTTTTTCAGCAAAGCAGCTTTAGAATTTCTGCACAAAAGCAATAAGCGTCCCGATATCATTCATTGCCATGACTGGCAAACAGGCTTAGTTCCTGTGATGCTCTATGAAATTTACAAATATCATGGCATGGAGTATCAACGGGTTTGCTACACCATCCACAACTTTAAGCATCAGGGGATAGGTGGTATTGACGTTCTCCGCGGCACAGGATTAAATCGAGCGCCTTACTACTTCGATTACGCTCGCCTACGTGATAATTTTAATCCTTTTGCCTTGAACTTTATGAAAGGGGGTATCGTTTACTCCAATGCAGTCACCACAGTTTCACCTAACCATGCCTGGGAAGCCCAGTATACAGAGATTGGTAGCGGTTTAGGTCATACATTACATTTGCAACAAGATAAATTCAGTGGGGTTCTCAACGGTATTGATAATGATTTTTGGAATCCCAAAGTTGACCGCTATATCCCCTACAACTACAAACAAGACGATTTTGAACAAAAACTATATAACAAAAAAGCTTTGCAAGAGCGCCTGATGCTCCGCTATGCTGATAAACCAATCATTGCTTACATTGGTCGTTTAGATCATCAAAAAGGTGTGCATCTTGTTCATCACGCAATTTATTATGCACTAGCTAAAGAGGCGCAATTTGTATTACTAGGTTCAGCAACAGAATCAGTAATAAACGCTCATTTCCAGCACGAAAAACAATTTTTAAATAGTAACCCCGATGTGCATTTAGAATTGGGTTTTAACGAAGAATTATCCCACTTAATTTATGCAGGGGCAGATATGATTGTTGTCCCTAGCAATTACGAACCTTGTGGGTTAACTCAAATGATTGGCTTGAAGTACGGCACTGTACCCATTGTTCGCGGTGTTGGTGGGCTGGTGAATACAGTATTTGACCGAGATTACGAACAAAATTTACCTCCAGAAAAACGCAATGGCTATGTCTTTTATCAGACGGATTACCTTGCTCTGGAGTCAGCAATGGGTCGGGCAATTGATTTGTGGTATCAGTCTCCTGAAGACTTCCGCAAACTAGCTATTCAAGGAATGGAGTATGACTACTCGTGGAATAATCCAGCGGCGGAGTATTTAAAGATTTACGACTGGATAAGACACAAATGGTAA
- a CDS encoding cysteine hydrolase — MNFCLFIIDIQNGFISHNTNHVPQRVKSLLEQNIFEYVVFTRFINTPNSPYVKYLNWHELFSKTEQKIVDEIEPFAQVIFDKTIYTACNEETLSFLKENNIQTVLLCGIDTEGCVLKTAIDFFENNIISYVLEYYSASNGGENYHQAAILILSQLIGINNIITEPLDKHNLNKYLDKIIISHKG, encoded by the coding sequence ATGAACTTCTGCCTATTTATCATTGATATTCAAAATGGATTTATATCTCACAATACAAATCATGTTCCACAAAGGGTAAAATCTCTATTAGAGCAAAATATATTTGAATACGTCGTTTTCACAAGATTTATAAATACACCTAACAGCCCTTATGTAAAATATCTCAATTGGCATGAACTTTTTTCTAAAACGGAACAAAAAATTGTTGATGAAATTGAGCCATTTGCTCAAGTAATTTTTGATAAAACTATATATACTGCTTGTAATGAAGAAACTCTTAGTTTTCTGAAAGAAAACAATATTCAAACAGTCTTGCTTTGCGGTATTGATACTGAAGGCTGTGTATTAAAAACTGCTATAGATTTTTTTGAAAACAACATTATTTCTTATGTTTTAGAGTACTACTCAGCATCAAATGGAGGTGAGAACTACCACCAAGCAGCTATTTTAATTTTAAGCCAGCTAATTGGAATCAACAATATTATAACTGAACCTCTAGATAAACATAATCTCAATAAATACTTAGATAAAATAATAATTTCTCACAAAGGATAA
- a CDS encoding phosphatase PAP2 family protein codes for MNNYLNTIDNPWIQAIHTTIKGRARYKVSGLLHSEALKKYLELRLSQEEIIARATANQFTGNVLVIFHEDFTFKDIGFLLRDIVLDYTKKTSKVFVNKAHISTAGKKAKILATNEVGSQFLSNLSNYLSFQNLRVSLNKYSTKRNIIIVSGAVGTLVVVTALLHRYGVDQGILLAIQKLHTPLFDRIMLGVTSLADPLTLLVICLGLEINWEYYNHHWEATTLSLATAGAIGLNYLLKVIFGRARPALWNHIIDVGQHSFPSGHAMVSIVIYGFIAYILTQQFPQWKKQISALTVILIIAVGFSRLYLGVHWPTDILAGYAIGLVWLIFCIFILKAVQKSDLLDRASLVDKKLALI; via the coding sequence ATGAATAATTATTTAAATACTATCGATAATCCTTGGATTCAAGCAATACATACTACTATAAAAGGAAGAGCTAGATATAAGGTAAGCGGACTTCTTCATTCTGAAGCTCTCAAAAAATACCTGGAATTGAGATTATCACAGGAAGAAATAATTGCACGAGCTACTGCTAATCAATTCACAGGCAATGTTCTGGTTATTTTTCATGAAGATTTTACTTTTAAAGATATTGGCTTCCTCCTCAGAGATATTGTCTTAGATTATACAAAGAAAACCAGCAAAGTCTTTGTCAATAAAGCTCACATCAGCACAGCAGGAAAAAAAGCAAAAATTTTAGCTACAAATGAAGTGGGCAGTCAGTTTCTATCAAACCTGTCTAATTACTTGTCATTCCAAAATCTCCGCGTTAGCCTTAATAAGTATTCAACCAAACGCAATATTATTATAGTATCAGGTGCTGTTGGAACGCTTGTAGTTGTTACCGCCTTACTACACAGATATGGTGTAGATCAAGGCATTTTGTTAGCAATCCAGAAACTACACACACCACTATTTGACCGCATCATGCTTGGTGTAACTTCTCTTGCTGACCCACTGACTTTGCTGGTGATTTGTTTGGGATTGGAAATAAATTGGGAATATTATAACCATCACTGGGAAGCAACTACCTTAAGTCTAGCTACAGCAGGTGCGATAGGCTTGAATTATTTGTTGAAAGTAATTTTTGGGAGGGCGCGTCCAGCATTATGGAACCATATTATTGATGTTGGTCAACATAGCTTTCCTAGTGGTCATGCAATGGTTTCAATCGTGATTTATGGTTTTATTGCCTATATTTTAACGCAGCAATTTCCTCAATGGAAAAAACAGATTTCAGCTTTAACTGTTATCTTAATTATTGCGGTAGGCTTTAGTCGGCTTTATCTAGGCGTACATTGGCCTACTGATATATTAGCTGGCTATGCGATAGGCTTAGTATGGTTGATCTTCTGTATTTTCATTTTAAAAGCCGTGCAGAAATCCGACCTGTTAGATAGAGCTTCCCTAGTTGATAAAAAGCTAGCGCTTATTTAG
- a CDS encoding FIST N-terminal domain-containing protein translates to MLKVAVGHSEDPDSQSAIEEVLDQCLTALTDTIPQAGLLFAAIDFEHTLILEAINEKFPGIELIGCTTDGEMSSILGFQQDSLTLMLFCSDTVEIRAGVGYGTKENAIAAALAAVKQATQNINTPPKLCITLPASYTSDGSITSSDSILCGLDLALGSQVPIIGGMAGDQFRMQTTYQFCRTEVLTDALPVLIFAGNLQFSFGRGCGLQPIGHKSIVTKAHETVLHEIDGKPALEFYRRYLGDRLPSPENALAVYEQDSEYYYMRVPNSCNTETGSITFLCNIPEQAIVQVTEISRNQVIEAAENSLKIALENYPGTQPEAVLLFSCCCRRWILGTRAKEEFHLVKKALPKTTPICGFYSYGEFVPLRLQGINYYHQETFVTLILGTK, encoded by the coding sequence ATGCTAAAAGTTGCTGTTGGCCACAGTGAAGATCCTGATTCTCAAAGTGCTATTGAGGAAGTTTTAGATCAATGTCTGACAGCGTTGACAGACACTATTCCTCAAGCGGGTCTATTATTTGCTGCGATTGATTTTGAACATACCCTAATCCTCGAAGCAATCAATGAGAAGTTTCCCGGAATCGAACTGATTGGTTGTACGACAGATGGTGAGATGTCTTCAATATTAGGTTTTCAGCAAGACTCTCTCACACTTATGCTTTTTTGCTCTGATACGGTAGAAATCCGTGCAGGAGTGGGATATGGAACCAAAGAGAATGCGATCGCAGCTGCTTTGGCGGCGGTTAAACAGGCAACTCAAAACATTAACACACCTCCCAAACTCTGTATTACGCTACCTGCAAGTTACACAAGCGATGGTTCGATAACTAGCAGTGATTCGATTCTTTGCGGATTGGACTTAGCTTTAGGTTCACAGGTTCCGATTATTGGTGGTATGGCCGGAGATCAATTCCGAATGCAAACGACCTACCAATTTTGTCGAACTGAAGTCCTAACAGATGCTCTACCCGTCCTCATCTTTGCTGGAAACCTGCAATTCTCTTTTGGCAGAGGATGTGGGTTACAACCGATTGGTCATAAGAGTATTGTCACCAAAGCTCACGAGACAGTTTTACATGAGATTGATGGTAAACCAGCACTAGAATTTTATAGACGCTATTTAGGCGATCGCTTACCAAGCCCTGAGAATGCACTAGCAGTTTATGAACAAGATAGCGAATACTATTACATGAGGGTTCCTAATAGTTGCAATACTGAAACAGGCAGCATTACTTTTCTGTGTAATATTCCTGAACAAGCAATAGTACAAGTAACAGAAATTAGTCGTAATCAAGTTATTGAAGCAGCAGAAAATTCCTTAAAAATAGCTTTAGAAAATTATCCAGGTACGCAACCAGAAGCAGTGTTGTTATTCTCTTGTTGCTGTCGTCGTTGGATTTTAGGTACAAGAGCAAAAGAAGAGTTTCATCTCGTGAAAAAAGCTCTCCCTAAAACTACACCCATCTGCGGATTCTACAGTTATGGCGAATTTGTTCCACTAAGATTACAAGGAATAAATTATTATCATCAAGAAACATTTGTTACTCTAATTTTAGGTACAAAATAA